A portion of the Microcoleus sp. AS-A8 genome contains these proteins:
- a CDS encoding YfjI family protein: MKEIFNCDNGITNQATVTTFEPRPCLWVSEPIAARCLSECFYVANHVSDVKPGEHFIALKNELEIRKLAQKLISVGAEIKVYQLESAIENLLAGVGISAAPMFMLGALPYRDWLKSRKEVPLDLEDAVAIAEHTIKSEPDSPERMIALDILGRRAGMNDYRWHKDYLNGIRAKLEEALALPDGKIAGSPSSGELTLEQVTEKIDELIALGATGSYLTGQLNRLAAVSQYYIGELRKFYYERLGEADLEESRTERKAEVENLLKIGKSQLELQDYLDSAVACPLERVAGWMGTTPVAMLTTLYPVIGSLLEVGTRLELIKATDHYALPVIYAGLVCESGGGKTPAQKTVLKPLFALQAEAEIEYKERLSQYQQELSEWKKVKDNDQPAPEQPVPHEYYTTDATSEAIALIQSQQPNRGFLGWFDELPALFKSQGQYKSGRGADGEKILSGRDGTGFKVNRASGKRLVVDQSAYSITGSLQPLILRQMMGDFTDANGQWARFLWTVMQVQPAPYPDDAIPFDVTGLLKGIYKRLKNLPATTYTLSPPAKKVYRRWYNELDQLKMSESRQGMRAVFAKMKGDTGVLALLLHCFNGCVHEGSTPDSEIDEQTMVAAIKLAKHHIGQVKLIHSEGDAANGEIAAIHTKIIQLSERKGWLKAADMRDIDRQIKKQFTADDIRRHFRELEASGFGQTRGEGTKLMWSIYQDNDSPPVYKLRTNSGQTQDNPPNTTSASSLCVQSFVVNYSGQTQGNSGQTQDTLKSTGSASSLCVQQSSVETQDTQDSFAVAQRNLVDVHTTGNEIKDAAPNFDVLSCPEFVSESRNSTTVCIPAQDKTQDNCPGTVLSCPELLESEEAIADLAEILEFCSSKEMLAELRSTNGFTPSVMSKASKRLSADKHNQIKEWVLQLNNQDQQQQPHKTEGKVGKRIRYSGEYSGELSAISKNGEFFVTWDVSSQRQAQRRNRELPLVLKAGDFEVTP; the protein is encoded by the coding sequence ATGAAAGAAATCTTCAACTGTGATAATGGTATCACGAATCAAGCGACAGTTACAACGTTTGAACCGAGACCCTGCCTCTGGGTGTCCGAGCCGATCGCCGCGAGGTGTTTGTCAGAATGCTTTTATGTTGCAAACCATGTGTCTGATGTGAAGCCCGGTGAGCACTTTATCGCGCTAAAAAATGAGCTTGAAATTCGCAAATTGGCTCAAAAGCTAATTTCTGTTGGGGCTGAAATCAAGGTTTACCAGCTCGAAAGTGCGATCGAAAATTTACTCGCAGGGGTTGGAATTAGCGCAGCACCAATGTTTATGCTGGGCGCGCTTCCCTATAGGGATTGGCTTAAATCCAGAAAGGAAGTGCCTTTAGATCTGGAAGACGCAGTTGCGATCGCCGAACACACAATCAAGTCGGAGCCGGATTCACCAGAGCGTATGATTGCCTTAGATATTTTGGGCAGAAGAGCTGGAATGAATGATTATAGGTGGCACAAAGATTATTTGAATGGTATCCGAGCAAAGCTGGAAGAGGCTTTAGCCTTACCCGATGGTAAGATTGCGGGTTCCCCCAGTTCTGGGGAACTTACCCTTGAGCAGGTGACGGAAAAAATCGACGAACTGATAGCCCTTGGTGCGACCGGCTCTTATTTGACAGGGCAGCTTAATCGTCTCGCCGCTGTAAGCCAATACTACATCGGCGAACTCCGGAAGTTTTATTACGAAAGGTTGGGCGAAGCCGATCTAGAGGAATCTCGCACCGAGCGTAAAGCAGAAGTTGAAAACCTGTTGAAAATCGGGAAGTCTCAACTTGAGCTGCAAGACTATCTCGATTCAGCAGTTGCTTGCCCACTAGAGCGGGTAGCAGGATGGATGGGCACAACTCCAGTTGCCATGCTCACCACTCTTTATCCGGTAATCGGCTCCTTGTTGGAGGTTGGCACTCGCCTAGAGTTAATAAAAGCCACCGATCATTATGCTTTACCCGTTATCTACGCAGGCCTTGTGTGTGAGTCTGGCGGAGGAAAAACCCCTGCACAGAAAACTGTACTCAAACCGCTATTCGCGCTACAAGCTGAAGCAGAAATTGAGTACAAAGAGCGGCTCTCGCAGTACCAGCAAGAGCTATCTGAGTGGAAAAAGGTCAAGGACAATGATCAGCCAGCACCAGAGCAGCCTGTGCCCCATGAATACTACACCACGGATGCCACCAGTGAGGCGATCGCATTAATTCAAAGTCAGCAGCCTAACAGGGGGTTCTTGGGGTGGTTTGATGAATTACCCGCCTTGTTCAAGTCTCAAGGGCAATACAAGAGCGGACGGGGCGCGGACGGGGAGAAAATTCTCTCAGGACGGGATGGCACAGGTTTTAAAGTGAACCGCGCCTCTGGGAAGCGGTTGGTAGTTGACCAATCAGCCTACAGCATCACTGGCTCCTTGCAGCCTTTAATCCTGCGTCAAATGATGGGCGACTTTACCGACGCTAACGGGCAATGGGCGCGTTTCCTTTGGACAGTAATGCAAGTTCAGCCGGCTCCTTATCCCGATGACGCCATTCCTTTTGATGTCACTGGCCTACTCAAAGGTATTTACAAGCGTCTCAAGAATCTTCCGGCTACCACTTACACTCTCTCGCCGCCAGCTAAGAAAGTCTATCGCAGATGGTACAACGAACTCGACCAATTGAAAATGAGTGAGTCTCGCCAGGGTATGAGAGCAGTTTTCGCCAAGATGAAAGGTGATACCGGAGTTTTGGCGTTATTGCTGCACTGTTTTAATGGCTGCGTCCATGAAGGCTCTACTCCCGATTCAGAGATTGACGAACAGACAATGGTGGCAGCGATCAAGTTGGCCAAACATCACATCGGGCAAGTAAAACTCATTCACTCAGAAGGTGATGCAGCCAATGGAGAGATCGCTGCCATTCATACAAAAATCATCCAACTGTCTGAACGTAAGGGCTGGCTCAAGGCAGCAGACATGCGCGATATAGATCGCCAAATCAAAAAACAATTCACCGCTGATGACATTCGCAGGCACTTCCGAGAATTAGAAGCTTCCGGCTTTGGTCAGACCAGGGGTGAGGGTACAAAACTGATGTGGTCGATCTATCAAGACAATGATTCGCCACCAGTGTACAAACTCAGGACAAACTCAGGACAAACTCAGGACAACCCCCCAAATACGACAAGTGCCTCCAGTCTTTGTGTTCAGTCTTTTGTTGTAAATTACTCAGGACAAACTCAGGGCAACTCAGGACAAACTCAGGACACCCTAAAAAGCACTGGAAGTGCTTCCAGTCTTTGTGTTCAGCAATCATCGGTAGAAACTCAGGACACTCAGGACAGTTTTGCTGTTGCACAAAGAAATCTGGTAGATGTCCACACAACTGGAAATGAAATAAAGGATGCTGCCCCGAATTTTGATGTCCTGAGTTGTCCTGAGTTCGTAAGCGAGTCTCGTAACTCAACAACAGTGTGCATTCCAGCTCAGGACAAGACTCAGGACAACTGCCCTGGGACTGTCCTGAGTTGTCCTGAGTTGCTGGAATCGGAGGAAGCTATCGCAGACCTAGCGGAAATACTGGAATTTTGTAGCAGCAAAGAAATGCTTGCCGAACTCAGGAGTACAAATGGCTTCACACCCTCCGTGATGAGCAAGGCTAGCAAGCGGCTATCGGCGGACAAACACAATCAAATAAAAGAATGGGTGCTTCAATTGAATAATCAGGATCAACAGCAGCAGCCCCATAAAACAGAAGGGAAAGTAGGAAAGCGAATCCGGTACAGCGGCGAGTACTCTGGTGAGTTATCTGCCATCTCAAAGAATGGCGAATTTTTTGTTACGTGGGATGTGTCGAGTCAAAGGCAGGCGCAAAGGCGCAACCGTGAGCTGCCACTAGTGCTAAAGGCTGGTGATTTTGAGGTGACGCCATGA